In a single window of the Rhodoferax saidenbachensis genome:
- a CDS encoding NAD(P)-dependent oxidoreductase — translation MPNINDKTYEPSPAYSVAFLGLGVMGYPMAGHLARAGHQVTVYNRTATKSIAWCAEFAGATSQNGAHNHGSTPRLAVQNADIVFCCVGNDADLRSVVLGADGAFAGMKPGAIFVDHTTASANVARELSATARTKGLQFVDAPVSGGQAGAQNGLLTVMCGGDAAAFETVKPVAMAFSRAFTLLGDSGAGQLAKMVNQICIAGLVQGLSEAVAFGQKAGLDMNQVLDVIGKGAAQSWQMDNRGKTMVADKFDFGFAVDWMRKDLGLVLDEAKRNGARLPVTALVDQFYADVQQMGGQRWDTSSLIKRLK, via the coding sequence ATGCCCAACATCAACGACAAAACCTACGAACCCTCTCCCGCCTATTCCGTTGCCTTTCTGGGCCTCGGCGTTATGGGCTACCCCATGGCAGGCCACCTGGCCCGCGCTGGCCACCAGGTCACGGTGTACAACCGAACCGCTACGAAATCGATAGCTTGGTGCGCAGAGTTCGCGGGGGCTACCAGCCAAAATGGTGCCCATAACCATGGTTCCACACCGCGACTGGCGGTACAAAACGCCGACATCGTGTTTTGCTGCGTGGGCAACGATGCCGATTTGCGCAGCGTGGTGTTGGGTGCCGACGGCGCCTTTGCGGGCATGAAACCCGGCGCCATTTTTGTAGACCACACCACGGCATCTGCCAACGTTGCACGCGAACTGAGCGCAACGGCACGTACCAAAGGCCTGCAATTCGTTGATGCGCCCGTCTCCGGCGGCCAGGCCGGCGCCCAGAACGGTTTGCTAACCGTGATGTGTGGCGGCGATGCGGCGGCGTTTGAAACCGTCAAGCCTGTCGCCATGGCTTTCTCGCGCGCCTTCACGCTGCTGGGCGACAGCGGCGCGGGCCAGCTTGCCAAGATGGTGAACCAGATTTGCATTGCTGGACTGGTGCAAGGCCTGTCTGAGGCAGTCGCTTTTGGTCAAAAGGCGGGCCTGGACATGAACCAGGTGCTGGACGTGATTGGCAAGGGCGCCGCGCAAAGCTGGCAGATGGACAACCGCGGCAAGACCATGGTGGCCGACAAGTTCGACTTTGGTTTTGCCGTGGACTGGATGCGCAAGGACCTGGGCCTGGTGTTGGACGAAGCCAAGCGCAACGGCGCACGCCTGCCGGTGACCGCGCTGGTGGACCAGTTCTATGCCGATGTGCAGCAGATGGGCGGCCAGCGCTGGGATACCTCCAGCCTGATCAAACGCCTCAAGTAA
- a CDS encoding YggS family pyridoxal phosphate-dependent enzyme produces the protein MTMIADNLHRVQARISAACAQAGRSPDAVALLAVSKTFGPEDVAQAHAAGQVAFGENYIQEAVEKITLLAHLPLEWHCIGPIQSNKTRLVATHFDWAHTVDRLKIAQRLSEQRPAEIPALNVCIQVNIDGGATKAGVAPEEALALAQQIAGLPRLRLRGLMCIPEPAPDFVAACAVFIRARNLFDALNAQGLALDTLSMGMSADLEAAVQSGSTQVRVGTAIFGGRSYLAGT, from the coding sequence ATGACCATGATTGCCGACAATCTCCACCGTGTTCAGGCCCGGATTTCTGCGGCCTGCGCCCAGGCCGGGCGCTCGCCCGATGCCGTGGCCCTGCTGGCCGTATCCAAGACCTTCGGGCCGGAAGACGTGGCCCAGGCACATGCCGCCGGACAGGTGGCTTTTGGCGAAAACTACATCCAGGAGGCTGTGGAAAAAATCACACTTCTGGCGCATTTGCCGCTGGAGTGGCACTGCATAGGCCCGATCCAGAGCAACAAGACCCGGCTGGTAGCCACCCACTTTGACTGGGCGCACACGGTGGACCGCCTGAAGATTGCCCAGCGCCTGAGCGAGCAGCGGCCGGCGGAGATACCCGCACTGAACGTGTGCATCCAGGTCAACATCGACGGCGGTGCCACCAAAGCTGGTGTGGCGCCTGAGGAGGCGCTGGCCCTGGCGCAGCAGATTGCGGGTTTGCCCCGGCTGCGCTTGCGTGGGCTCATGTGCATTCCCGAGCCCGCTCCTGATTTTGTAGCTGCTTGCGCAGTATTCATAAGGGCTAGAAACCTGTTTGATGCATTGAATGCGCAGGGGTTGGCATTGGATACCCTGTCCATGGGCATGAGCGCCGACTTGGAAGCTGCGGTGCAGTCTGGCAGCACGCAGGTGCGCGTAGGCACCGCAATCTTTGGTGGCCGCAGCTATCTGGCCGGGACTTAG
- a CDS encoding PilT/PilU family type 4a pilus ATPase codes for MERDQATKFINDLLKLMVSRNGSDLFITGDFPPAIKVDGKVTKVSPQPLNAAHTLALARSIMNDKQVAEFERTKEGNFAISPPGIGRFRVNAFIQQGKVGMVLRVIPAVLPTIDGLGVPQILKEIVQSKRGLTIMVGATGSGKSTTLAAMVDYRNENSWGHIITIEDPVEFVHMHKNCVVTQREVGLDTDSWEAALKNTLRQAPDVILMGEIRDRETMEHAVAFAETGHLCLATLHANSANQALDRIINFFPEERRSQLLMDLSLNLKALVSQRLIPKQDGKGRVAAVEIMINSPLISDLIFKGEVSEVKEIMKKSRQAGMQTFDQALFDLYESNAITYEDALRNADSLNDLRLQIKLNSQRGKSTDLSAGTENFAIM; via the coding sequence ATGGAACGCGACCAGGCCACCAAGTTCATCAACGACCTGCTTAAGCTGATGGTCAGCCGCAATGGCAGCGATTTGTTCATCACCGGCGACTTCCCGCCGGCCATCAAGGTCGATGGCAAGGTCACCAAGGTGTCGCCCCAGCCCCTGAACGCGGCCCATACGCTGGCCCTGGCCCGTTCCATCATGAACGACAAGCAGGTCGCCGAGTTCGAGCGCACCAAGGAAGGCAACTTTGCCATCTCGCCCCCCGGCATCGGACGTTTCCGTGTCAACGCCTTTATTCAGCAAGGCAAGGTCGGCATGGTGCTGCGGGTGATTCCGGCGGTGCTGCCCACGATTGATGGCCTGGGTGTGCCGCAAATCCTCAAGGAAATTGTGCAGAGCAAACGTGGTCTGACCATCATGGTGGGCGCCACAGGCTCTGGCAAATCGACCACGCTGGCCGCCATGGTGGACTACCGCAACGAAAACTCCTGGGGCCACATCATCACGATTGAAGACCCGGTGGAGTTTGTGCACATGCACAAGAACTGCGTGGTCACGCAACGTGAAGTGGGCCTGGACACGGACAGCTGGGAAGCCGCACTCAAGAACACCTTGCGCCAAGCGCCCGATGTGATTTTGATGGGCGAAATCCGCGACCGCGAGACCATGGAACACGCCGTGGCCTTTGCCGAAACCGGCCACCTGTGTCTGGCCACCCTGCACGCCAACAGCGCCAACCAGGCGCTGGACCGCATCATCAACTTCTTCCCCGAAGAGCGCCGTAGCCAATTGCTGATGGACTTGTCGCTGAACCTGAAAGCCCTGGTGTCCCAACGCCTGATCCCCAAGCAGGACGGCAAGGGCCGTGTCGCCGCCGTCGAGATCATGATCAACTCGCCACTCATCTCCGACCTGATCTTCAAGGGCGAAGTATCGGAGGTGAAGGAAATCATGAAAAAGAGCCGCCAGGCCGGCATGCAGACCTTCGACCAGGCACTGTTCGACCTGTACGAAAGCAACGCCATCACCTACGAAGACGCGTTACGCAACGCCGATTCGCTCAACGACCTGCGCCTGCAGATCAAGCTCAACAGCCAACGCGGCAAGTCCACCGATCTGTCTGCCGGTACCGAAAATTTCGCGATTATGTGA
- a CDS encoding type IV pilus twitching motility protein PilT, producing the protein MDITQLLAFSVKNKASDLHLSAGLPPMIRVHGDVRRINVEPLDHKQVHGMVYDIMNDTQRKHYEEFLEIDYSFEIDGLARFRVNAFNHNRGAGAVFRTIPSKILSLEQLNAPKIFGELALKPRGMVLVTGPTGSGKSTTLAAMVNYLNETEFGHILTVEDPIEFVHESKKCLINQREVGPHTLSFAAALKSALREDPDAILVGEMRDLETIRLAMTAAETGHLVFGTLHTSSAAKTIDRIIDVFPADEKEMVRAMLSESLQAVISQTLCKTKDGQGRVAAHEIMLGTSAIRNLIREAKVAQMYSSIQTGNSVGMQTLDQNLTDLVKRNVISPAEARSKAKIPENFPG; encoded by the coding sequence GTGGACATTACCCAACTGCTGGCGTTCAGCGTCAAGAACAAAGCGTCTGACTTGCACCTCTCCGCCGGCCTGCCCCCGATGATCCGGGTGCACGGCGATGTGCGACGCATCAACGTGGAGCCACTGGACCACAAGCAGGTGCACGGCATGGTGTACGACATCATGAACGACACGCAGCGCAAGCACTACGAAGAGTTCCTGGAAATCGATTACTCGTTCGAGATTGACGGCCTGGCGCGCTTCCGCGTCAACGCGTTCAACCACAACCGCGGCGCCGGTGCGGTGTTCCGGACCATTCCTTCCAAGATCCTCTCGCTGGAACAGCTCAACGCTCCGAAGATTTTTGGCGAGCTAGCCCTGAAGCCCCGCGGCATGGTGCTGGTGACCGGACCCACCGGATCGGGCAAATCGACCACGCTGGCCGCGATGGTCAACTACCTGAACGAAACCGAGTTCGGCCACATCCTGACGGTGGAAGACCCAATCGAGTTTGTCCACGAATCCAAGAAGTGCCTGATCAACCAACGTGAAGTCGGCCCGCACACCCTGTCGTTTGCCGCCGCCTTGAAGTCGGCGCTGCGGGAAGATCCTGACGCCATTCTGGTGGGTGAAATGCGCGATCTGGAAACCATTCGCCTGGCGATGACCGCCGCTGAAACCGGCCACTTGGTGTTTGGCACGCTGCACACCTCCAGCGCCGCTAAAACAATCGACCGGATCATTGACGTGTTCCCGGCGGACGAAAAGGAAATGGTCCGTGCGATGTTGTCCGAATCGCTGCAGGCTGTGATCTCGCAAACGCTGTGCAAGACCAAGGACGGCCAAGGCCGTGTCGCAGCACACGAAATCATGCTGGGCACCAGCGCCATCCGCAACCTGATCCGCGAAGCCAAAGTCGCACAGATGTATTCCAGTATTCAGACCGGTAACAGCGTGGGCATGCAGACGCTAGACCAGAACCTGACCGACTTAGTCAAGCGCAACGTCATCAGCCCCGCAGAAGCGCGCAGCAAAGCCAAAATTCCCGAAAATTTCCCGGGCTAA